The Nitrospira sp. KM1 genome includes a window with the following:
- a CDS encoding filamentous hemagglutinin N-terminal domain-containing protein encodes MKQAISLLLTAFRLSCLPLIVHPILGFGSLVSFSHAQVTSTTGVNGLNTQVTKVGNVYEITQGTRSGSNIYHSFGTFSVGSIETARFQTANLTPDITVGNILGRVTGGLPSNIFGAIDSAAYFPNASLFLMNPAGFLFGPNAAISAGGMVAFTTADYLRLAQVGTLNSGVFHADPTQVSILTSAPVTAFGFLGSNPGAIVVQGSRFSVSQGQGISLIGGDITIESEPVGPNSGQAAQLSAPSGSIHLASAKSPGEFLATTLDRAANVAGKSFGSLGDIQISNKSVLDVSGDGGGTVLIRGGRFLIDDSVISANTTGPAAGPLRTPIGAGVDIEVVQDAIIKNGSVIETNVGKDVLKGLGSGGVRVKAESIEILGVFDSDAEVIAPTTIQSSVAKDSMGGPSGNIELEARSILLKDFGSLETLTEGIGDAGNILLKANNNIDMVFGSVFSGSINATGNAGNIELLSTNGNILASSTIILSQATATDGNAGSIAVKAPRGDILLGDASEVSNLTFRGGTLQGIQIESNNLTLSDNSIIAGNNFSTVTPGNISISLPGHLSLSGDSHIETVARGSARAADLTITANNISLTDASFLSTESRSSGNGGQLSIVTETLQLTSGGQIRSPSTIGIDPVRGTPVVPSGAGGTVNIHALGNSTSTVMIDGAGSGIFTNTVGTGTAGNTYIAAQTLTVQNGGTISAATSGISSSATGGAITVNANQVNLMNGGLITAASTGMGAGGSIVINSTNSLSSNAGVISTTASQATGGSIAITASQMVNLTNGATISASSTGPGNAGNIFINAGQQLNMQKGSITTEAAQAAGGNIDIRAVDIVNLQGSAVSTSVLGGTGSGGNITIDPNTVLLQNSQILANAVQGNGGNISITTNLLLPDATSLIKASSEFGQNGTIMIQSPISPASGKIIPLSQRPLTAATLLSQRCAVFAASGEMSSFTVAGRDRLPIEPGTWLASPTMFNPITPSFLTLEYSGHDDSIGDSPILALRQIAPAGFLSQAFAPDPSVECG; translated from the coding sequence ATGAAACAGGCGATTTCACTCTTGCTGACTGCTTTTCGTCTTTCTTGTCTCCCCTTGATTGTCCATCCTATTTTGGGTTTTGGCTCCCTAGTGAGTTTTAGCCATGCCCAAGTAACCTCGACGACAGGAGTCAACGGACTTAATACCCAAGTGACCAAAGTTGGCAATGTGTACGAAATTACTCAAGGCACGCGCTCTGGCTCAAACATCTATCACAGTTTTGGCACCTTCAGTGTCGGTTCCATAGAGACCGCCAGGTTCCAAACTGCCAATCTCACACCGGACATTACGGTGGGAAATATACTTGGGCGTGTAACAGGAGGGCTTCCTTCAAATATATTCGGAGCCATCGATAGTGCCGCTTATTTTCCAAATGCCAGCCTTTTCCTCATGAACCCCGCCGGGTTTCTTTTCGGACCAAATGCTGCGATTAGTGCGGGAGGAATGGTAGCCTTTACAACGGCCGACTATCTTCGGCTTGCTCAAGTAGGAACTCTCAATTCTGGAGTTTTTCATGCCGATCCAACTCAGGTAAGTATCTTGACAAGTGCTCCTGTTACAGCCTTTGGGTTTCTTGGCTCCAATCCAGGTGCTATCGTCGTCCAAGGGAGTCGCTTCTCAGTCTCGCAAGGACAAGGCATCTCCCTGATAGGCGGTGACATTACCATCGAGAGCGAACCCGTGGGTCCCAATAGCGGTCAGGCTGCGCAACTTTCCGCTCCAAGCGGTTCTATTCATCTGGCAAGCGCCAAATCCCCAGGAGAATTCCTGGCAACAACATTGGATCGAGCGGCGAATGTTGCGGGTAAATCCTTCGGATCGCTGGGGGATATTCAGATCTCTAACAAATCTGTCTTGGATGTCAGCGGCGATGGAGGTGGAACAGTACTCATTCGAGGTGGGCGTTTTCTAATCGATGATTCCGTTATCTCTGCAAACACGACAGGCCCAGCAGCTGGTCCGCTGCGGACGCCAATTGGAGCAGGTGTGGACATTGAAGTAGTACAAGACGCGATCATCAAAAATGGCTCAGTCATTGAAACAAATGTTGGCAAAGACGTGCTTAAAGGATTAGGGTCCGGAGGAGTACGCGTAAAAGCTGAGAGCATTGAGATTCTTGGCGTCTTTGACAGTGATGCCGAAGTTATTGCTCCTACTACTATCCAATCCAGCGTCGCAAAAGACAGTATGGGGGGTCCAAGTGGAAACATCGAACTCGAAGCCAGGTCCATACTTTTAAAAGACTTCGGTAGTCTAGAAACTCTGACCGAAGGTATAGGCGACGCCGGCAATATTCTCCTGAAGGCAAATAACAATATCGATATGGTTTTCGGAAGTGTCTTTTCAGGATCTATCAATGCAACAGGTAATGCGGGAAATATTGAACTATTAAGTACAAACGGAAATATTCTTGCCAGTTCCACCATCATCCTTTCTCAGGCGACTGCCACAGACGGAAACGCGGGCTCCATCGCAGTGAAGGCGCCGAGGGGAGATATTCTTTTGGGTGACGCTTCCGAAGTTTCTAATTTGACCTTTCGCGGGGGAACACTACAAGGGATTCAGATAGAATCCAACAACCTCACACTGAGCGACAACTCCATTATCGCTGGAAATAATTTTAGCACTGTGACCCCAGGCAATATTTCTATATCTCTTCCAGGACACTTAAGTCTCAGTGGGGACTCACACATCGAAACCGTGGCACGAGGGTCTGCCCGTGCTGCTGACCTGACAATAACAGCGAACAATATTAGTTTGACTGATGCCAGTTTCTTGTCGACTGAATCCAGAAGTTCAGGAAATGGCGGACAACTCAGTATTGTTACTGAAACCCTTCAACTTACAAGTGGGGGACAAATAAGGAGCCCTAGCACGATTGGCATCGACCCCGTTCGTGGTACGCCTGTTGTTCCTTCGGGTGCGGGTGGAACGGTCAATATTCATGCTCTAGGCAATTCGACGAGTACGGTGATGATTGATGGCGCCGGGAGCGGTATCTTTACCAATACAGTTGGTACTGGAACAGCTGGAAATACATACATCGCGGCTCAGACTTTGACCGTACAGAATGGTGGAACGATCTCTGCAGCCACGTCTGGAATATCGTCATCTGCCACAGGCGGAGCGATAACCGTTAACGCGAATCAAGTCAATCTCATGAACGGTGGGCTTATTACTGCAGCATCGACAGGTATGGGTGCAGGCGGATCAATAGTAATCAATTCCACAAATTCCCTCTCTAGTAATGCCGGAGTCATTAGCACCACTGCATCTCAGGCAACTGGTGGAAGCATTGCAATCACAGCCAGTCAAATGGTCAACCTTACTAATGGCGCCACTATCTCGGCCAGTAGTACAGGCCCTGGCAATGCCGGGAATATCTTTATCAACGCCGGCCAGCAATTGAACATGCAGAAGGGATCGATCACCACCGAGGCCGCGCAGGCGGCTGGAGGTAATATCGACATTCGTGCGGTGGATATTGTGAACCTGCAAGGCAGTGCCGTCAGCACCTCGGTTCTCGGCGGCACCGGCAGTGGAGGAAATATCACCATCGATCCAAACACTGTGCTCCTACAAAACAGTCAGATCCTGGCGAATGCCGTCCAAGGCAATGGCGGAAATATTTCGATCACGACGAATTTGCTGCTGCCCGATGCGACCAGCCTTATAAAGGCCTCTTCTGAATTTGGTCAGAACGGAACGATTATGATTCAGTCCCCCATCTCCCCTGCCAGCGGAAAGATCATTCCACTATCGCAACGTCCGCTCACGGCGGCAACGCTTCTCAGCCAACGCTGCGCGGTGTTCGCCGCCAGCGGCGAAATGAGCAGCTTTACAGTCGCAGGTCGTGATCGCCTTCCGATTGAACCAGGAACCTGGCTTGCCAGTCCAACAATGTTTAATCCGATTACGCCTTCGTTTCTAACTCTCGAGTATTCAGGCCATGATGACTCAATTGGCGACTCCCCGATTCTTGCTTTAAGACAGATCGCGCCGGCGGGATTCTTAAGCCAGGCATTTGCTCCGGATCCATCAGTGGAGTGCGGATAA
- a CDS encoding GMC family oxidoreductase translates to MEPISRRTFLKLASVTSLTFSLGSCSLLSPLPARPKSDQCSVPGSPGDTEFDYIVIGSGAGGGPVAANLAEAGYSVLLLEAGGAYEDANYSVPAFHPLSTEDQNLQWNYFVRHYANDSRQSNDTKRDKSGKGIWYPRAGTLGGCTAHNAMITVYPHESDWDRIAAITGDASWSSDKMRKYFQLVERCQYTSRTWDTLTGGRHGFNGWLSTERPRQETLERFVKQDPQLQRILAAVALTTLEDLPGSVPEALIRQAIPKLFSAALKKDINHMDSIKDRPEGLYLTPLATNGGTRAGVRDRIREVQQNCPGRLTVKPNVLVGKVLLGNASTSSSGLRKAVGVECYEGAHLYRADPKNVATWLGVKTVRARREVILSAGAFNSPQLLMLSGIGPKSQLERHSIPVQIDLPGVGKNLQDRYEVGIVFKMKEDLSTLADAKFEADEQTDPAYREWKEASPDERRDGKGFLYSSNGVVIAVLKRSSVAKNMKQDPDLFIFGLPSDFRGYEQGYTKNITIKNHFTWLVLKAHTRNSGGEVTLRSNDPRDTPDINFKYFEEGNDANKGREDLEAMVEAVTWIRKMMSRLTAEGQAEEIWPGPGIVDDALRDWIMNEAWGHHASCSCKAGAMDDAMAVLDSNFKVRGTTNLRVVDASVFPYIPGFFIVTPIYMIAEKASEVILTSVHT, encoded by the coding sequence ATGGAACCCATTTCACGGCGAACCTTCTTGAAGTTGGCGAGCGTAACCAGCTTGACGTTCTCTCTGGGAAGCTGCTCGCTTCTCTCCCCTCTCCCAGCTAGGCCGAAGTCCGACCAGTGCTCAGTCCCAGGATCTCCTGGCGACACGGAATTCGATTACATCGTGATCGGCTCCGGGGCTGGTGGCGGCCCTGTGGCAGCAAACCTGGCTGAAGCCGGATATAGCGTGCTTTTGCTCGAAGCCGGGGGCGCCTACGAAGACGCGAACTACTCCGTCCCGGCGTTTCACCCATTATCAACCGAGGACCAGAACCTGCAATGGAATTATTTCGTGCGGCACTATGCTAACGATAGTCGACAGAGCAATGACACCAAGCGGGATAAAAGTGGAAAAGGCATCTGGTATCCCAGAGCAGGCACGTTGGGGGGCTGCACCGCCCACAATGCCATGATCACCGTCTACCCGCACGAGAGCGACTGGGACCGGATCGCCGCGATCACCGGTGACGCCTCGTGGTCATCGGACAAGATGCGAAAGTATTTTCAACTCGTCGAACGCTGCCAATACACATCACGCACTTGGGATACCCTAACCGGAGGGCGTCATGGGTTCAACGGCTGGCTCTCGACCGAACGGCCCAGGCAGGAGACGCTGGAGCGGTTCGTGAAACAAGATCCGCAGCTCCAGCGGATTCTCGCCGCCGTCGCGCTCACGACCTTGGAAGACCTGCCAGGATCAGTTCCCGAGGCATTGATCCGTCAGGCGATTCCCAAATTGTTCAGTGCCGCTTTGAAGAAAGACATCAATCACATGGATTCCATCAAAGACCGGCCGGAGGGTCTGTATCTCACGCCGCTGGCCACTAATGGAGGAACGCGAGCCGGCGTTCGAGATCGGATTCGAGAGGTGCAACAGAACTGTCCTGGCCGGCTGACCGTCAAACCCAACGTTCTCGTCGGCAAGGTGCTACTCGGCAATGCAAGTACATCCTCCTCAGGGCTTCGCAAAGCAGTGGGCGTGGAATGTTACGAGGGGGCACACCTCTATCGGGCGGACCCAAAGAACGTCGCGACATGGCTGGGGGTAAAGACAGTACGAGCCAGGCGCGAGGTGATTCTCTCGGCCGGTGCGTTCAACAGTCCTCAACTGCTCATGCTGTCAGGAATTGGGCCTAAGTCACAATTAGAGCGGCATAGTATTCCTGTACAGATCGACCTGCCGGGCGTGGGGAAGAATCTGCAGGATCGCTATGAGGTCGGAATCGTCTTCAAGATGAAAGAGGATCTATCGACGCTGGCCGATGCGAAATTCGAGGCCGACGAACAGACCGATCCCGCCTACCGTGAATGGAAAGAAGCCAGCCCCGATGAACGTCGTGATGGAAAGGGATTTCTGTACTCCAGCAACGGCGTGGTCATTGCGGTATTGAAACGTTCGAGCGTCGCCAAGAATATGAAACAAGATCCTGACTTATTCATCTTCGGCCTGCCATCTGATTTTCGCGGGTACGAACAAGGTTATACCAAGAACATTACGATCAAGAACCATTTCACCTGGCTTGTTCTCAAGGCCCATACCCGCAATAGCGGAGGGGAAGTTACGCTGCGATCCAACGATCCCCGCGATACACCGGACATCAACTTCAAATATTTCGAAGAGGGCAACGACGCCAATAAGGGAAGAGAAGACCTTGAGGCGATGGTCGAAGCCGTGACCTGGATTCGCAAGATGATGAGCCGGCTCACGGCCGAGGGACAGGCAGAAGAGATTTGGCCGGGACCTGGCATAGTCGATGATGCATTACGGGATTGGATCATGAATGAAGCTTGGGGGCATCACGCGTCATGTTCATGTAAAGCGGGAGCGATGGACGATGCAATGGCAGTACTGGACAGCAACTTCAAAGTGCGGGGCACGACAAACCTACGGGTGGTCGATGCATCGGTCTTTCCGTACATCCCGGGGTTTTTCATCGTGACACCGATTTATATGATCGCGGAGAAAGCGAGTGAGGTGATACTGACGTCGGTTCACACATAG
- a CDS encoding filamentous hemagglutinin N-terminal domain-containing protein: protein MSHASFCSRLLCALLLSGIVIGLSAEAQTTAPITSSGLNTHISSSQIAGGVLQHDIIGGTRAGANLFHSFGNFNIPANQIANFLNTPVNGSLPITANILGRVTGGNVSNIYGSIQTTGFGNANLFLMNPAGFLFGPNATVNVGGMVAFTSADYLRFADGARFNAASNAITDTLLSAAPVAAFGFLGSNPGAIMVQGSQITVSEGTGISLIGGNITLEKAKTDSGTTQATKLTAPGGQITLASLAGNGELSTSGDVSGLSTPANAVGTGTIQLLSGSVVQTSSSRGNAGPISIRGGQFVMENASLEANSSYQTANAFTGSTTQGDISIQVDSANLSNGSTITTSTSGAGKAGNIIFEVGSLRSNLGGDGEPLSNAWPVTFASNSNGQGTAGTIFIKGREGQRAETITLSNTKVIANATEATIPGPTSDGIEITAEKVVLLNGTVLSADTTGGADAGLITLNVGTLETRAGPDGRVLISSTSICAQGCAGGQAGDITIQGVLGVTPTVTKTYTSVVNPEGGPTEVFEYPLARNIDLHGTDIRSEAIGNAPGGAVIMRVQNQASFTDTHISVATQDFNINGNKPNGEFARNAGFSRIDIFANDVILKDSSIKADAEVSNLAACPTCTEGPSAGEIWLRVQNSLIADNSYITNTSRGRAQAGITKIIKDNFFSYGAVWEPDYPDPPTHLVKLTNSEITVEAQGTGFPGYLRIRADKVIMDHSILNSKVNDVSNGIEPNGETIDVVGAGERGRVLAHGRDVQGTILVSAKILDIIGGGIDAPTQGSRIGSRIELAADVVTTQQGNRPGGTLAAPRILNAQDPTRVVISTNSTGIGGAGSITIAGESVQAPEGTPLRPAASIRLSGTDVLTDTKSDALGGQIFLNSRGPVQLHNTTISSNVHDVRPQSANVTDQGGNIAVSAGNFSMLNSQISSRSNGNQDSGSIAITSQGSINAAAGSGISASNTGTGNAGDITVNSGGQFTLMNSSLTTEADQASGGVIKITTAPEGTVQLINSMISASVLNGAGGGGSVNIDPQYVLLQNSQILAQAVQGPGGNIFITTNLLLPDSNSTISASSQLGQHGSITIQSPIAPASGKIIPLSQQPLIPTALLGQPCAVQVAGEFSTFTLAGRDRLPIEPGSWLTDSIPSGITETLVASVPQSLTNTSDDVPSILSLRQISPAGLLTQAFAHETQVGCRS, encoded by the coding sequence ATGTCACACGCATCATTCTGCTCAAGGCTGCTGTGTGCACTCCTTTTATCGGGAATTGTGATTGGACTTTCAGCAGAGGCGCAGACGACCGCCCCCATTACGTCCTCCGGACTCAATACTCATATAAGTTCATCACAAATTGCTGGAGGAGTACTTCAGCATGACATTATCGGTGGAACCAGGGCAGGGGCAAATCTGTTTCACAGCTTCGGCAATTTCAATATTCCGGCCAATCAAATTGCGAACTTTCTCAATACGCCGGTGAATGGCAGCTTACCAATTACCGCCAATATCCTGGGTCGTGTCACCGGCGGAAACGTCTCCAATATTTACGGAAGCATCCAGACCACCGGCTTTGGAAATGCGAACCTCTTCCTTATGAACCCCGCTGGGTTCTTGTTCGGACCCAATGCCACGGTGAACGTCGGAGGCATGGTGGCGTTCACGAGTGCAGATTATCTCCGGTTTGCGGATGGTGCACGGTTCAATGCCGCTTCGAATGCCATAACGGATACGTTGCTCAGTGCCGCTCCTGTGGCTGCATTTGGATTCCTAGGTTCCAATCCCGGGGCAATCATGGTTCAAGGCAGCCAGATAACCGTCTCAGAGGGAACGGGCATCTCCTTAATCGGGGGGAATATCACTTTAGAAAAAGCAAAAACAGACAGTGGTACAACTCAGGCAACTAAGCTCACCGCGCCGGGTGGTCAAATCACTCTGGCGAGTCTAGCAGGCAATGGAGAACTCAGCACTTCCGGTGATGTAAGCGGTCTCTCGACTCCCGCCAATGCAGTTGGCACCGGCACAATTCAACTTCTGTCCGGATCCGTGGTGCAGACGAGTTCGAGCAGAGGGAATGCCGGGCCGATTTCAATTAGAGGCGGGCAATTTGTAATGGAAAATGCTTCGCTCGAAGCAAATAGCTCATACCAGACCGCTAATGCATTTACCGGCTCGACCACCCAAGGGGACATTTCCATTCAAGTAGACAGTGCAAATCTAAGCAACGGCTCGACGATTACCACGTCTACCAGCGGTGCCGGGAAAGCGGGGAATATCATCTTCGAGGTAGGATCGTTGCGCAGTAATCTGGGAGGCGATGGCGAACCGCTCAGCAATGCGTGGCCCGTGACTTTTGCCAGCAACAGCAATGGCCAAGGCACTGCAGGTACCATCTTCATCAAAGGCCGTGAAGGGCAGCGGGCGGAGACGATTACACTCAGCAATACGAAGGTAATCGCAAACGCGACGGAGGCGACCATTCCCGGTCCTACCAGCGACGGTATCGAGATAACGGCCGAGAAGGTCGTGCTTCTCAATGGAACGGTCCTATCGGCAGATACCACCGGCGGTGCAGATGCCGGATTAATTACGTTGAATGTTGGAACACTGGAAACTCGGGCCGGACCTGATGGTCGCGTCCTGATCTCAAGTACGAGTATTTGTGCACAGGGGTGCGCAGGCGGCCAGGCCGGCGATATTACCATTCAAGGTGTTTTGGGTGTGACTCCGACGGTGACCAAAACGTATACGTCGGTCGTCAATCCGGAAGGAGGGCCGACAGAAGTTTTCGAATACCCCCTCGCTCGGAATATCGATCTTCACGGGACGGACATCCGCTCCGAGGCCATCGGCAATGCCCCCGGAGGGGCTGTGATCATGAGGGTTCAGAATCAAGCCTCCTTCACGGACACCCATATCTCAGTCGCAACGCAAGACTTCAACATCAATGGAAACAAGCCGAATGGAGAGTTTGCGCGAAATGCAGGGTTCAGTCGCATCGATATTTTTGCCAACGATGTCATCTTGAAAGACAGTTCGATCAAGGCAGACGCGGAAGTCTCCAATCTTGCAGCTTGTCCCACATGCACCGAGGGGCCGAGCGCCGGGGAAATCTGGTTGCGGGTCCAAAATTCACTTATTGCGGATAACTCGTACATTACGAATACAAGTCGAGGGAGGGCTCAGGCGGGCATCACGAAGATCATCAAAGACAATTTCTTTTCGTACGGCGCCGTCTGGGAGCCGGATTACCCCGATCCTCCGACCCATTTAGTCAAATTGACCAATTCGGAAATTACCGTCGAGGCTCAAGGCACGGGATTCCCAGGATACCTCAGAATCCGTGCCGATAAAGTCATCATGGATCATTCGATTCTCAATTCGAAGGTGAACGACGTATCGAATGGGATAGAGCCCAATGGAGAAACGATCGACGTCGTCGGTGCGGGCGAGAGGGGACGAGTTCTTGCACATGGACGGGATGTTCAGGGAACTATTCTCGTGTCCGCAAAGATCTTGGACATCATCGGTGGAGGAATCGATGCTCCCACGCAGGGCAGCCGCATCGGCAGCCGTATTGAATTGGCCGCGGATGTGGTGACGACTCAACAAGGGAATAGACCCGGAGGAACGCTCGCAGCTCCACGCATTCTCAATGCGCAGGATCCGACCCGAGTTGTCATCTCAACCAATAGCACGGGAATAGGTGGCGCAGGAAGTATCACCATCGCTGGAGAAAGTGTGCAGGCGCCTGAGGGGACGCCCTTGCGGCCGGCAGCCTCCATCCGTCTGAGCGGAACCGATGTCTTAACGGATACCAAGAGCGATGCACTCGGAGGACAAATTTTCCTCAACTCACGCGGTCCTGTTCAACTGCACAACACGACCATTTCTTCCAATGTACACGATGTCCGTCCACAGTCTGCAAATGTCACCGACCAAGGCGGCAATATCGCTGTTTCTGCCGGGAACTTTTCGATGCTCAACAGCCAGATTTCAAGTCGCTCGAATGGGAATCAGGACAGCGGCAGCATCGCCATTACTTCACAAGGATCAATCAACGCCGCGGCGGGTTCGGGTATTTCGGCCAGCAACACTGGAACGGGCAATGCCGGCGATATCACGGTCAACAGTGGTGGCCAATTCACTCTCATGAACAGCTCCTTGACAACAGAAGCCGATCAAGCCAGCGGGGGCGTGATCAAGATTACCACTGCCCCCGAAGGGACAGTACAGCTCATCAATAGCATGATCAGCGCGTCGGTCTTGAATGGAGCTGGCGGCGGAGGCAGTGTAAATATCGATCCACAGTACGTGTTGCTTCAGAATAGCCAGATTCTTGCTCAAGCGGTGCAGGGTCCTGGTGGCAATATCTTCATCACGACAAACCTTCTTCTTCCGGATTCGAACAGCACGATCTCGGCATCCTCACAACTCGGACAACATGGCTCCATCACGATTCAATCCCCTATTGCTCCCGCCAGCGGGAAGATCATCCCTCTTTCGCAACAGCCTTTGATCCCAACGGCACTGCTCGGTCAGCCTTGCGCGGTACAAGTCGCAGGGGAATTCAGCACCTTCACGCTTGCGGGGAGAGATCGTCTGCCGATTGAACCTGGAAGCTGGCTCACGGATTCAATACCATCAGGGATCACGGAGACACTCGTCGCCAGTGTCCCACAATCGCTCACGAATACATCTGATGATGTGCCTTCCATTCTCTCCTTGCGACAAATATCCCCAGCAGGACTTCTGACACAGGCGTTCGCACACGAAACTCAGGTTGGTTGTCGATCATGA